From uncultured Methanobrevibacter sp., the proteins below share one genomic window:
- a CDS encoding Mur ligase family protein, with amino-acid sequence MDESDFRKDTTFGVIGVCGANGNLIARILKERGFNVIGTDISQKQDCRFASALEGYDIEVFYGETPDEFFEKSDYIIPPASLSKDSKVYKRINKPVLELTDVIEIFKAKKPVFGITGTNGKTTTTTLLKKIAEDNGINPCKHNLEGMQGNAEFIPILQSRLDADVGILEVGTFGVPGTVERIVKNTDMDCGLITNITPDHLKDLGSFMDYANVKGEMIKELDGKKIIVNGHDPTIIGLLRQLNYSGEVITFGVDVTPDSIGLKECVCGNEITVKEIISGCGYYFCKCGITTPQVDYIATNVDLNNRTFDLHTPEGKLTVKMAIDGLHNVYNVTGVIIAAREFLGLPFDKILKPISTFTGVEGRMEKVDTIDGKTVFVDYAHNPAGVKTVLKEFQKLFGEFTTVITISSESGYSSDLDIFNSVLKFSRFVVPASPVSQRIAIEKLNENSRLNDRIFLNHMSDFKKEGTLGADKDDVADGIRKALNLDCEMIVAIGEAATKFKSVIHDFKE; translated from the coding sequence ATGGATGAATCTGACTTTAGAAAAGACACCACCTTTGGAGTGATTGGTGTTTGCGGTGCTAATGGCAATTTAATTGCAAGAATCCTTAAAGAAAGAGGATTCAATGTCATTGGAACTGATATTTCACAAAAACAAGATTGCAGATTTGCAAGTGCTCTTGAAGGTTATGATATTGAAGTTTTTTATGGTGAAACTCCAGATGAATTTTTTGAAAAGTCAGATTATATAATTCCACCTGCCAGTTTATCCAAAGATTCTAAAGTTTATAAAAGAATCAATAAGCCAGTTTTGGAATTAACTGATGTTATAGAAATTTTTAAGGCTAAAAAACCTGTATTTGGAATAACCGGCACTAATGGTAAAACAACCACAACAACTTTGCTTAAAAAAATCGCTGAAGACAATGGAATAAATCCTTGTAAACATAATCTGGAGGGAATGCAAGGGAATGCGGAATTCATTCCGATTTTGCAATCTAGATTGGATGCTGATGTTGGAATTTTGGAAGTGGGAACCTTTGGAGTTCCGGGCACTGTTGAAAGAATCGTTAAAAATACTGATATGGACTGCGGTTTGATTACAAACATTACTCCTGACCATTTAAAGGATTTGGGCAGCTTTATGGATTATGCCAATGTTAAGGGAGAAATGATTAAAGAGTTGGATGGTAAAAAAATCATTGTCAATGGTCATGATCCAACAATAATTGGGCTTTTAAGGCAGCTGAACTATAGCGGCGAAGTGATTACTTTCGGTGTTGATGTAACTCCCGATTCAATCGGTTTAAAGGAATGTGTCTGCGGTAATGAAATCACTGTTAAGGAAATTATTTCAGGTTGCGGTTATTACTTTTGTAAATGTGGCATAACAACTCCTCAAGTGGACTACATTGCAACAAATGTGGACCTGAATAATAGAACCTTTGATTTGCACACTCCCGAAGGAAAGTTAACTGTTAAAATGGCGATTGATGGGCTTCATAATGTTTATAATGTTACTGGAGTAATTATTGCAGCTCGCGAATTTTTAGGATTGCCTTTTGATAAAATCTTAAAACCAATATCCACTTTTACTGGTGTGGAAGGAAGAATGGAAAAAGTGGATACAATTGACGGCAAAACTGTTTTTGTAGATTATGCTCATAACCCTGCAGGCGTTAAAACTGTATTAAAAGAATTTCAAAAGTTGTTTGGGGAGTTTACAACAGTCATTACAATCTCTTCCGAGTCAGGTTATTCAAGCGATTTAGATATATTTAATAGTGTACTTAAATTTTCAAGATTTGTTGTTCCTGCATCTCCCGTATCTCAAAGGATAGCTATTGAAAAATTGAATGAAAATTCAAGGTTGAATGATAGGATATTCTTGAACCACATGAGTGATTTTAAAAAAGAGGGCACTCTTGGTGCAGATAAGGATGATGTGGCGGATGGTATAAGAAAAGCATTGAATTTGGATTGTGAAATGATAGTGGCCATTGGTGAGGCAGCTACCAAGTTCAAATCCGTTATTCATGATTTTAAGGAATAG
- a CDS encoding pyridoxamine 5'-phosphate oxidase family protein — MNDVINFLKENNLIYLATSGLDGNAKVRPILFYFEEDEKPYFCTANTKPMFKELDANPNCEIVVATPEFAWLRIAGEAEFTDNLELKQKVIDSNELVKSLYETADNPTFEVFTVSGKATIADFSGNPPKNYKL; from the coding sequence ATGAACGATGTAATAAACTTTTTAAAAGAAAATAATTTAATATACCTAGCAACCAGCGGACTTGACGGAAATGCAAAAGTAAGACCAATACTATTCTACTTTGAAGAGGATGAAAAACCATACTTCTGCACTGCAAACACAAAACCAATGTTCAAAGAATTAGATGCAAATCCAAACTGTGAAATTGTAGTTGCAACACCCGAATTTGCATGGTTAAGAATTGCTGGTGAAGCCGAATTCACTGACAATCTTGAGTTAAAACAAAAAGTAATCGATTCAAATGAATTAGTTAAATCACTATACGAAACTGCAGACAATCCAACCTTTGAGGTATTTACAGTCTCTGGAAAAGCAACCATAGCCGATTTTTCAGGCAATCCACCAAAAAATTACAAATTATAG